One segment of Nostoc flagelliforme CCNUN1 DNA contains the following:
- a CDS encoding superoxide dismutase [Fe]: MAFVQDPLPFDINALEPHGMKAETFEYHYGKHHKAYVDNLNKLTEGTELANKSLEEVIKTSFNDSSKAGIFNNAAQVWNHTFFWNSLKPAGGGAPTGDLAAKIDKDFGSFDKFKEEFSNAAATQFGSGWSWLIDDGGTLKVIKTPNAENPLAHGKKALLTLDVWEHAYYIDFRNARPAFIKNFLDNLVNWDFAAENLAKA; the protein is encoded by the coding sequence ATGGCATTTGTACAAGACCCATTACCCTTCGATATTAATGCTCTAGAGCCACATGGCATGAAAGCTGAAACTTTTGAGTATCACTATGGCAAGCATCACAAAGCTTATGTAGACAACCTCAACAAGCTCACTGAAGGTACAGAACTTGCTAATAAGTCTCTGGAAGAGGTGATCAAAACTTCCTTCAACGACTCCTCTAAAGCGGGAATCTTCAACAACGCTGCCCAAGTTTGGAACCACACCTTCTTTTGGAATTCCTTGAAACCAGCAGGTGGCGGCGCACCCACTGGTGATCTCGCAGCCAAAATTGATAAAGATTTTGGTAGCTTCGACAAATTCAAGGAAGAGTTCTCGAACGCAGCCGCAACCCAATTCGGTAGTGGCTGGTCTTGGCTCATTGATGATGGTGGTACGCTGAAGGTGATCAAAACACCAAATGCAGAAAACCCTCTAGCTCATGGTAAGAAAGCACTCCTAACCTTAGATGTTTGGGAACACGCCTACTACATTGACTTTAGAAACGCCCGTCCGGCATTCATCAAGAATTTCCTAGATAACTTGGTCAACTGGGACTTTGCTGCTGAAAACTTGGCCAAAGCTTAA
- a CDS encoding septal ring lytic transglycosylase RlpA family protein, translated as MNQRHLWIIVALSMAPLGIPSVGCTQTTKGNALASQKSPAPDVVKVGEYQSRAGKQTLDAVITEIHPHNVRGRKAATLFIRNIPVLTFLSSVSNTNLETKKVGAIGNSGGVLLYALIASNSSNALDTGSVTDVSNQISSANNDPVQIAGVIAAKINQLNRENVDGSKITVSWKAGKKSTDNQAQNKSAPVQPNGDRYVIKIDGEELVEINEGTRLADSTNNLAQDALQATNRLRRLLGNASPLKEIANLPVRSPIAMPKQPQQIAVGVVQTTLRGIASFYGYDFSGNRTASGQRFNPEGMTAAHRSLPFGTKVRVTNTRNGRSVVLRINDRGPFIRGRVIDVSTGAARILGMMGSGVAPVHIEVLGK; from the coding sequence ATGAATCAAAGACATTTGTGGATTATTGTTGCCCTGTCTATGGCTCCTTTGGGCATACCCTCAGTTGGTTGCACTCAAACCACCAAGGGAAATGCGCTAGCTTCCCAGAAATCACCTGCCCCTGATGTGGTGAAGGTGGGAGAGTACCAATCCAGAGCAGGGAAACAAACCTTGGATGCTGTGATTACAGAAATTCATCCTCACAACGTTAGAGGACGTAAGGCGGCAACCCTTTTTATCCGAAATATACCTGTTCTCACCTTTTTGAGTTCTGTATCAAATACGAATCTTGAAACTAAAAAAGTTGGTGCAATTGGAAATTCTGGGGGCGTACTTTTGTACGCCCTTATTGCTAGCAATTCATCAAATGCACTGGATACTGGGAGCGTAACAGATGTAAGTAACCAGATTAGCTCCGCCAACAATGACCCGGTTCAGATCGCTGGTGTAATAGCAGCAAAAATCAACCAGTTGAATCGGGAAAATGTGGACGGGAGTAAGATTACCGTAAGTTGGAAAGCAGGGAAAAAATCGACTGACAATCAAGCGCAAAACAAAAGCGCCCCAGTCCAACCAAATGGCGATCGCTATGTAATCAAAATTGATGGCGAAGAATTGGTCGAAATCAACGAAGGTACGCGACTAGCAGATAGCACCAACAATCTGGCGCAAGATGCATTGCAAGCAACGAATCGCCTGCGGAGGCTGCTAGGCAATGCATCTCCCTTAAAAGAAATTGCTAATTTACCTGTGCGTTCGCCGATAGCAATGCCAAAGCAGCCTCAACAGATTGCCGTCGGAGTAGTGCAAACCACCTTGAGAGGTATAGCTTCTTTTTACGGCTATGACTTTTCTGGTAATCGTACTGCTAGCGGTCAGAGATTCAACCCAGAAGGCATGACTGCCGCTCATCGCAGCTTACCTTTTGGTACAAAAGTCCGTGTAACCAACACCCGCAATGGTCGTTCTGTAGTACTGCGAATTAATGACCGAGGCCCATTCATTCGGGGTCGAGTCATTGACGTGTCTACTGGTGCGGCTCGAATTTTGGGAATGATGGGTAGTGGTGTGGCACCAGTACATATTGAAGTCTTGGGGAAATAA
- a CDS encoding bifunctional pantoate--beta-alanine ligase/(d)CMP kinase has protein sequence MRLLTTVAALRCYLTKRCSENKLIAVTEDLKLDEMTGWYQTAVGLVPTMGNLHQGHLSLIQRARQENSTVIVSIFVNPLQFAPNEDYQRYPRTLEQDQQFCEQAGVDAIFAPTPEEMAVPQKSIQDSKVTQVIPPSAMITGLCGRSRQGHFQGVATIVTKLFNLVQPDRAYFGQKDGQQLAIIKRLVADLNLPVEIVGCPTVREASGLAFSSRNQYLTATAKEQAAALYRGLRRAEAAFLAGDRNSNKLIALVQQEVAIVSTILVEYIELVEPTTLMSLEKVQEEGMLAIAARLESTRLIDNIILRDRQPIIAIDGPAGAGKSTVARQVAAKLGLVYLDTGSMYRAVTWLVLQKGIAIDDECAIAELTSKCKIELTPNQDLQSSVRVWIDGIDVTQAIRTIEVTSQVSAIAAQSYVRQALVKQQQNWGKKGGLVAEGRDIGTHVFPDAEVKIFLTASVSERARRRQEDFNKQGQPEISLEQLERDIAERDWKDSTRKVSPLQKAADAVEVQTDGLNISEVTAQIVNYYQQRLSQ, from the coding sequence GTGCGCCTGCTGACAACAGTCGCAGCTTTACGCTGCTATTTAACTAAACGCTGCTCAGAAAACAAGCTAATTGCGGTTACTGAGGATCTAAAACTAGATGAGATGACTGGCTGGTATCAGACCGCAGTCGGTCTGGTGCCAACGATGGGAAATCTGCATCAAGGTCATTTAAGCTTGATTCAACGGGCGCGGCAAGAAAATTCTACGGTGATTGTAAGTATTTTTGTTAATCCCTTGCAATTTGCTCCCAATGAGGATTATCAACGCTATCCCCGCACTTTAGAGCAAGACCAACAATTTTGCGAACAAGCTGGGGTAGATGCAATTTTTGCGCCGACTCCGGAAGAAATGGCAGTTCCCCAGAAGAGTATACAAGACTCAAAGGTTACACAAGTTATCCCCCCATCTGCTATGATAACAGGCTTGTGTGGTCGTTCTCGGCAAGGTCACTTTCAGGGTGTCGCTACGATTGTGACCAAACTTTTCAACTTGGTACAGCCTGACCGTGCCTACTTTGGTCAAAAGGATGGTCAGCAACTGGCAATTATTAAACGCTTAGTAGCTGACTTAAATTTGCCAGTAGAAATTGTTGGTTGCCCAACAGTGCGGGAAGCTTCGGGTCTTGCCTTCAGTTCTCGTAATCAATATTTGACTGCAACGGCAAAAGAGCAAGCGGCGGCATTATATCGCGGCTTGCGACGAGCTGAAGCTGCTTTCCTGGCAGGCGATCGCAATAGTAACAAGTTGATAGCACTAGTACAGCAAGAAGTGGCTATAGTCAGCACGATTTTAGTGGAATATATTGAATTGGTTGAACCGACTACGTTAATGTCTTTAGAAAAAGTTCAGGAGGAAGGAATGTTGGCGATCGCAGCTCGTCTTGAGTCTACACGTTTGATTGACAATATTATATTGCGCGATCGTCAACCTATCATCGCCATTGATGGCCCAGCCGGGGCTGGAAAATCCACAGTGGCGCGTCAAGTGGCAGCAAAGTTGGGTTTAGTGTATTTAGATACAGGGTCAATGTACCGTGCTGTTACTTGGTTAGTACTGCAAAAGGGGATTGCCATTGATGATGAATGTGCGATCGCTGAATTAACTAGCAAGTGTAAAATTGAACTTACCCCTAACCAGGATTTACAATCGTCGGTGCGGGTTTGGATTGACGGTATCGATGTTACCCAGGCAATTCGCACGATTGAGGTAACATCTCAAGTATCTGCGATCGCTGCACAAAGCTATGTACGTCAAGCACTGGTTAAACAGCAGCAAAATTGGGGAAAGAAAGGTGGTTTAGTGGCTGAAGGTCGGGACATTGGTACTCATGTATTCCCCGATGCCGAAGTAAAAATCTTCTTAACCGCTTCTGTGAGTGAACGCGCCCGTCGCCGCCAGGAAGACTTTAACAAACAAGGTCAACCCGAAATTAGTTTAGAGCAGCTGGAGCGGGACATTGCTGAACGCGATTGGAAAGATAGTACACGCAAAGTTTCCCCTTTGCAAAAAGCAGCCGATGCGGTTGAAGTTCAAACGGATGGTCTGAATATTTCTGAAGTTACAGCACAAATCGTGAACTACTACCAGCAGCGTTTATCTCAGTAG
- a CDS encoding AIR synthase related protein, translated as MAQALDQVDYDTLDAAKRRFIDAAKRTLGFASAYGIVPASGLGASANAFSFNLAPFLEAGARELSMTLVPEGLGTADDTRPDDLSEEELRRFWWNIGIKIISCLTNDAATSGMQTILLGLYLPSSTPETIFTPAFLDGFLDGVVEGCKRVGCVYLSGETPQLKTKMIPGRLDIAGSVFGVMPAGVSPIDSSRLDAGNTIVLVESSGPHENGFTPLRKLAESLPDGYRTKLPSGQEFWEAMNAASYLYTPLVQAVLGEGIRPTAMENITGHGWQKLMRSVKPLRYVIETMLPVPEIFTFVEGHLEGGAETMLTVFNYGAGFAFYTESEQDAERIVILAREHKLTAVIAGRVEASLSREVVIKRLGVTLKGDSFGIARGV; from the coding sequence ATGGCTCAAGCTCTCGATCAAGTCGATTACGATACTCTCGATGCCGCAAAACGACGCTTCATCGATGCCGCAAAACGTACCCTTGGCTTTGCAAGCGCCTATGGCATCGTGCCCGCATCGGGTCTTGGAGCAAGTGCTAACGCTTTCAGCTTCAATCTCGCTCCATTTCTAGAGGCGGGGGCTAGAGAACTTTCGATGACACTTGTCCCCGAAGGGCTGGGTACAGCAGACGATACTCGACCTGACGACCTTTCCGAAGAAGAACTCCGACGATTTTGGTGGAACATTGGCATCAAGATCATCTCGTGTCTGACGAACGATGCCGCAACATCAGGTATGCAGACTATACTTCTCGGTTTATATCTGCCGTCGAGTACTCCTGAAACGATCTTTACTCCCGCGTTCCTTGATGGGTTTCTGGATGGAGTGGTTGAAGGGTGCAAACGAGTGGGATGTGTCTATCTCTCAGGAGAAACTCCTCAACTAAAAACTAAGATGATTCCAGGTCGGCTCGACATCGCAGGCTCGGTTTTTGGGGTTATGCCGGCTGGTGTCTCTCCCATTGATAGCTCGCGTCTGGATGCCGGAAATACCATTGTTCTGGTTGAGAGTTCCGGGCCCCATGAGAACGGGTTTACCCCACTGCGAAAGCTTGCCGAGTCGCTCCCTGATGGCTACAGAACAAAACTTCCAAGTGGGCAGGAGTTTTGGGAAGCGATGAATGCCGCTTCGTATCTTTACACGCCACTTGTGCAAGCGGTGCTTGGTGAGGGGATTCGTCCCACCGCGATGGAGAATATCACTGGACATGGATGGCAAAAGCTGATGCGGTCGGTGAAGCCGCTCCGGTATGTCATCGAAACGATGCTCCCAGTGCCGGAGATATTTACGTTTGTCGAGGGTCATCTTGAAGGCGGGGCTGAGACGATGCTTACTGTGTTCAATTACGGTGCAGGATTTGCATTCTATACAGAGTCGGAGCAGGATGCAGAGAGGATCGTCATCCTTGCAAGAGAACATAAGCTTACGGCTGTGATTGCCGGAAGAGTCGAAGCATCTCTTAGCCGCGAGGTTGTGATAAAACGGCTTGGAGTCACCTTAAAGGGAGATTCTTTTGGAATTGCGCGAGGAGTATAG
- a CDS encoding DUF1838 domain-containing protein, with the protein MVAQIQELEAQHWVKTRSSLDPSESTFLIWKGKIYAFIPGEKKQLLFKMLGLSVSRCIPTAEGSWDFTSRELTYYLNPQTDEVLTKWENPWTGETVPVIHVANNPVQGKFKGNFPAQVDGDSTTFVFDIFPYYPNPLAEDPKFAEYSPNPIYQAAELFKLTVPTADLFNTALSSVSQLKLSWDRIGQWLPWMKMGDRPGQLIYSAVGSKVNGLAELPPLLQDEINNRIPLYKKAPKALIDGEDMTSWLYFQKHFQAYLAGEIFPLPQAEEF; encoded by the coding sequence ATGGTTGCCCAAATCCAAGAACTTGAAGCACAGCACTGGGTTAAAACTCGTTCTTCTCTCGACCCCAGCGAATCCACTTTCCTGATTTGGAAAGGTAAAATTTACGCTTTTATCCCCGGTGAGAAAAAACAACTCTTGTTTAAGATGCTGGGATTGAGTGTTAGCAGATGTATTCCCACAGCAGAGGGTAGCTGGGATTTTACTTCCAGAGAATTAACTTATTACCTCAACCCACAAACAGATGAGGTTTTGACCAAATGGGAGAATCCTTGGACAGGCGAGACAGTTCCGGTGATTCACGTTGCTAATAATCCAGTGCAGGGGAAGTTTAAAGGAAATTTCCCTGCACAAGTAGATGGTGACAGCACAACCTTTGTTTTTGATATATTTCCCTATTACCCTAATCCATTAGCAGAAGACCCCAAATTTGCCGAGTACAGCCCAAATCCAATTTATCAGGCAGCAGAATTGTTTAAATTAACTGTGCCAACCGCAGATTTATTCAACACAGCCCTTTCCTCAGTTTCTCAACTCAAACTAAGCTGGGATCGGATTGGTCAATGGCTTCCCTGGATGAAAATGGGCGATCGCCCCGGTCAACTTATCTACAGTGCTGTTGGCAGCAAAGTCAATGGTTTAGCAGAACTGCCTCCACTGTTGCAAGACGAAATTAATAACCGTATTCCTTTATATAAAAAAGCCCCAAAAGCATTGATAGATGGGGAAGATATGACTTCCTGGTTGTACTTCCAAAAGCACTTTCAAGCTTACTTAGCTGGTGAAATCTTTCCGCTTCCCCAAGCGGAAGAATTTTGA
- the glsA gene encoding glutaminase A, with protein MTNQAHQGDLEIDPSPLLAVLKDLHSQYKLLGEGAVAKYIPELAKVNPDLFSICIVTVDGQVYKVGDYDQLFTIQSISKVFAYGLALEDHGQDYVLTRVGVEPTGDAFNAIVLDEQSKRPYNPMVNAGAIATTSLIKGSGPTERLNRMLDMFRRYIGHDVFVDISVFTSERSTGHRNRAMAHLMLNFGMIDRNIEESLDLYFQQCAVMVNCQDLAVMAATLANRGINPITKEQAVDKRYIKDILSVMYTCGMYNFAGEWAYKIGIPAKSGICGGIIAVVPNKMGIGVFSPLLDVRGNSVRGVKVCEELSQRLGLHLFDCSGQQAKFG; from the coding sequence ATGACAAACCAAGCACATCAAGGAGATTTAGAAATAGATCCATCGCCATTATTGGCTGTTCTTAAGGATTTGCATTCTCAGTACAAGTTACTGGGGGAGGGTGCAGTAGCGAAATACATTCCAGAACTGGCAAAGGTAAACCCGGACTTGTTCAGCATTTGCATTGTGACAGTAGATGGTCAAGTTTACAAGGTTGGGGACTACGACCAACTCTTTACCATTCAGTCAATTTCCAAGGTATTTGCTTATGGACTTGCCTTAGAAGATCATGGACAGGATTACGTTTTGACTAGAGTTGGCGTGGAACCGACGGGGGATGCATTTAACGCGATTGTTTTGGATGAGCAATCGAAGCGGCCTTATAACCCAATGGTAAATGCAGGTGCGATCGCAACCACCAGCTTAATTAAAGGTTCTGGCCCCACCGAACGCCTCAACCGAATGCTGGATATGTTTCGGCGATATATTGGGCACGACGTGTTCGTTGATATTTCAGTTTTTACCTCAGAACGCAGTACAGGACATCGCAACCGGGCAATGGCGCATCTGATGCTCAACTTTGGCATGATTGACCGGAATATTGAAGAGTCGCTGGATCTTTATTTTCAGCAGTGTGCTGTGATGGTGAATTGCCAGGACTTAGCAGTGATGGCGGCTACCCTTGCTAACAGAGGTATTAACCCGATTACCAAAGAACAGGCGGTAGATAAGCGTTACATCAAAGATATTTTGAGTGTGATGTATACCTGCGGAATGTACAACTTTGCAGGTGAGTGGGCTTATAAAATTGGGATTCCGGCGAAAAGCGGAATTTGTGGCGGGATTATCGCTGTTGTACCCAATAAGATGGGCATTGGAGTTTTTTCGCCCCTGTTAGATGTGCGTGGTAATAGTGTGCGGGGGGTAAAGGTGTGTGAAGAACTTTCCCAACGGTTAGGTTTACATTTATTTGATTGTTCAGGCCAACAGGCGAAATTTGGTTGA
- a CDS encoding nucleotidyltransferase domain-containing protein yields the protein MPVPEPQRELLEQILAKLKTDNRLLGVAIGGSYLSRKMDEYSDLDLIIVVDDVHYQQVLKERQLLASKLGKLLAAFTGEHVGEPRLLICLYDSPLIHVDLKFLLLQDFQTDRIENPIILWERGNLLTLAVSDNPRNYPPFDPQWIEDRFWVWVHYGATKLGRGELFEVIDFLSFLRGQVLAPLAKVQAGLLPRGVRNLETEIPFYLNDFRQTIPAKHDQEEIGRSLQHTIRFYCQLRSKLAMSELIIHSQAEAASTKYLQSVIDKFK from the coding sequence ATGCCTGTTCCCGAACCACAACGAGAGCTTCTAGAACAGATTCTGGCAAAATTGAAGACGGATAACCGTTTACTGGGTGTAGCGATCGGTGGTTCTTATTTGAGCAGAAAAATGGATGAGTATTCCGACCTGGATCTCATTATTGTTGTAGATGATGTTCATTATCAGCAAGTTTTAAAAGAGCGTCAGCTTTTAGCCAGCAAACTAGGAAAACTGCTAGCAGCTTTTACCGGTGAACACGTCGGCGAACCCCGATTATTAATCTGTCTCTATGACAGTCCTCTTATACACGTCGATTTAAAGTTTTTGCTTTTACAAGATTTTCAAACAGACCGCATAGAAAATCCGATTATTCTATGGGAGCGGGGAAATCTACTAACCTTAGCTGTTTCAGATAATCCACGAAATTATCCACCTTTTGACCCGCAGTGGATTGAAGACCGCTTCTGGGTGTGGGTACACTACGGTGCAACTAAATTAGGAAGAGGTGAACTGTTTGAAGTTATTGATTTTCTTTCTTTTCTGCGTGGGCAAGTTCTAGCGCCATTAGCCAAGGTGCAAGCTGGACTGCTTCCACGCGGTGTGAGAAATCTGGAAACAGAAATTCCGTTTTATTTGAATGATTTTCGTCAAACTATTCCCGCTAAACATGACCAAGAGGAAATTGGGCGATCGCTTCAACACACCATTCGTTTTTACTGCCAACTTCGCTCTAAATTAGCAATGTCAGAGTTGATTATCCACTCTCAAGCCGAAGCTGCCTCTACAAAATATCTACAATCAGTAATAGATAAGTTCAAATAG
- a CDS encoding PAS domain S-box protein translates to MCLSPNNTPAVTEVDVLITEALASRPARQPNLAAENRSLHILSQQLIDDPQSTLKTLVEIAIDLCRADTAGVSLLETDSNGESRFRWVAIAGALEFLEQTTTPSNFSPCGTTLQSRQPQLYAHPERYFTYLYHPQFPIVEGLLIPLSVNNQPLGTLWILSHHEARQFDAEDHRLMTSLAGFTASALQSIHQAHQTALEAVRHEQATRAELHYSQMQFEALVANVPGMVYRYLPRTDSPHRFTFVNSGSHELLELEPETILQDANSFVKLIYSEDLASFETSVAQAIENLLPWCWEGRIVTPSGKLKWIQGSSRAVQTAEGYVWDGLLIDLTSHKRAEAALRQSEEFNRQILESSDDCIKVLDLSGLILYMSPGGQAALNISDVRPLLNSSWIEFWQGADRQAVLNAIGCAKAGKISTFQGCLPTQTGEPKWWDNKISPIKGVDGQVERLLCISRDITARRQAEAALRESEERLRRAIAIETVGVIFFNTNGSITESNDAFLKMSGYSREDIEQGLVGWDKMTPPEWMPHSLRAMEEFKATGSTTPYEKEYIRKDGSRWWGLFSAKRLNEEDGVEFIIDITNRKQTQAEREQLLAREQHYANQLQGLTTAALAINSALSVQEVLQVITEQAASIISTHQSVASMTIDQNWAQAINAIHLSDKYAQWRDYDQKSDGSGIYACVCNLNQSMRMTQAELESHPRWRGFGNEAKNHPPMRGWLAAPLIGRDGHNIGLIQLSDKYEGDFTEADEAILVQLAQMASIAVENARLYEAEQQARLAAEASREEAEAANRVKDEFLAVLSHELRSPLNPILGWSNLLQSHKLDEAKTMQALAAIQRNAKLQSDLIEDLLDVSRILRGKLSLNVAPVDLAATIQAGMETVRLAAQAKSISVQTVLEPNVGKVLGDSTRLQQVIWNLLSNAIKFTPEAGQVNIRLEQLGSVAQISVSDTGKGIHADFIPYVFDYFRQADGTTTRKFGGLGLGLAIARHLVELHGGTVEAESPGIGQGATFTIRLPLMSTQPATNQDSKLFAPFLDLTGINVLVVDDDTDTRDLTAFVLEQYGAIVTAVSSATEAFLVLTQSKPDVLLSDIGMPDVDGYMLIEYVRSLFAQGDQIKAIALTAYAGEMNQQQALKAGFHRHISKPIEPMMLVQAISSLVRST, encoded by the coding sequence ATGTGTTTATCCCCAAACAATACTCCGGCAGTCACAGAAGTGGATGTCTTGATTACAGAGGCACTGGCTAGCCGTCCAGCAAGACAGCCAAATTTAGCGGCTGAAAACCGATCGCTCCATATCCTCAGCCAACAACTCATTGACGATCCGCAATCCACGCTCAAAACCCTGGTTGAGATTGCCATCGATTTATGTCGAGCCGATACTGCCGGAGTCAGTTTATTGGAAACAGATTCTAATGGTGAATCCAGATTTCGCTGGGTAGCGATCGCAGGTGCATTAGAGTTTTTAGAACAAACCACCACCCCAAGTAATTTTAGTCCCTGTGGCACCACACTTCAATCTAGGCAGCCACAACTGTATGCCCATCCTGAACGCTATTTCACCTATCTGTACCATCCGCAGTTTCCCATTGTTGAGGGATTGTTAATTCCGCTAAGTGTAAACAATCAACCATTAGGCACTCTTTGGATTCTGTCGCATCATGAGGCGCGACAGTTTGATGCTGAGGATCATCGGCTGATGACGAGTTTGGCAGGTTTTACTGCCTCTGCTCTACAAAGTATCCATCAAGCGCATCAGACGGCTCTTGAAGCTGTACGCCACGAACAAGCGACTCGTGCAGAACTCCATTACAGTCAAATGCAGTTCGAGGCACTAGTTGCAAACGTGCCAGGTATGGTTTATCGCTACTTGCCCCGCACAGATAGCCCCCATCGGTTTACCTTTGTGAATTCTGGCTCCCATGAACTGTTGGAATTGGAGCCAGAAACAATTCTTCAGGATGCTAATTCCTTTGTGAAATTAATTTATTCAGAGGATTTGGCGTCATTTGAAACGTCCGTTGCTCAAGCTATTGAGAACCTCTTACCCTGGTGTTGGGAAGGGCGGATCGTCACACCATCGGGTAAACTCAAATGGATTCAAGGCAGTTCCCGCGCTGTGCAAACGGCAGAAGGATACGTGTGGGATGGGTTATTGATTGATCTTACAAGTCACAAACGAGCAGAAGCGGCATTACGCCAAAGTGAAGAGTTCAATCGGCAGATTCTTGAGAGTAGCGACGACTGCATCAAAGTATTGGATTTGTCAGGGCTAATCCTGTATATGAGTCCAGGCGGACAGGCGGCGCTCAACATCAGTGATGTTAGACCATTGCTCAACAGTTCATGGATCGAGTTCTGGCAAGGAGCCGATAGACAAGCCGTACTGAACGCAATTGGTTGTGCAAAAGCAGGCAAAATCAGCACTTTTCAAGGCTGTCTTCCAACTCAAACAGGCGAGCCGAAGTGGTGGGATAATAAAATTAGTCCGATTAAAGGAGTCGATGGGCAAGTCGAACGGTTGTTATGCATCTCTCGTGATATCACTGCTCGTAGGCAAGCTGAAGCAGCCTTGCGCGAATCTGAAGAGCGTCTGCGTCGAGCGATCGCCATCGAAACAGTGGGTGTCATTTTCTTCAATACCAACGGCAGTATCACCGAAAGCAATGATGCTTTCCTCAAAATGAGCGGCTACAGCCGTGAGGATATTGAGCAAGGATTGGTGGGGTGGGACAAAATGACACCACCAGAGTGGATGCCGCATTCCCTCAGAGCAATGGAAGAGTTTAAAGCAACTGGCAGCACTACTCCCTACGAAAAGGAATACATCCGCAAGGACGGCTCACGCTGGTGGGGATTGTTCTCTGCCAAGCGTCTCAATGAAGAAGATGGCGTGGAATTTATAATTGACATCACTAATCGTAAACAAACCCAAGCCGAGCGTGAACAACTCCTTGCCCGCGAACAACACTATGCCAACCAATTGCAGGGATTGACAACAGCAGCCCTGGCAATCAATTCTGCCCTGTCGGTTCAAGAAGTTCTGCAAGTAATTACCGAGCAGGCAGCATCAATTATTAGTACGCACCAGTCCGTCGCCAGCATGACTATTGACCAAAACTGGGCACAGGCAATTAACGCCATTCACCTGTCTGATAAGTACGCCCAGTGGCGAGACTACGATCAAAAGTCAGATGGGTCTGGAATTTACGCCTGTGTATGTAACCTAAATCAGTCAATGCGGATGACACAAGCTGAACTTGAAAGTCATCCCCGTTGGCGAGGCTTTGGCAACGAGGCAAAAAACCACCCTCCGATGCGGGGCTGGCTCGCAGCACCTTTAATTGGACGAGACGGACATAACATCGGGTTGATTCAGCTTTCAGACAAATATGAAGGTGATTTCACCGAAGCGGATGAAGCCATACTCGTGCAGTTAGCGCAAATGGCATCGATCGCAGTTGAGAATGCCCGGTTATACGAAGCAGAACAGCAAGCACGGTTAGCAGCAGAAGCATCGCGGGAAGAAGCCGAAGCTGCAAACCGGGTTAAAGATGAGTTTTTGGCGGTGCTGTCACACGAGTTGCGATCGCCTCTCAATCCAATTCTCGGTTGGTCTAATCTACTTCAGAGCCATAAGCTTGATGAAGCGAAGACAATGCAAGCTCTAGCAGCTATTCAACGCAATGCCAAATTGCAATCAGATTTGATTGAGGATCTTTTGGATGTTTCCCGCATTCTACGGGGCAAACTCAGCCTGAATGTTGCTCCAGTCGATCTTGCTGCGACGATTCAAGCGGGGATGGAAACGGTGCGGCTAGCAGCCCAAGCCAAGTCAATTTCAGTGCAGACAGTACTTGAACCCAACGTTGGTAAAGTTTTGGGTGATTCAACTCGTTTGCAACAAGTTATTTGGAATCTACTCTCAAACGCGATTAAGTTTACGCCTGAAGCGGGACAGGTAAATATTCGTTTAGAGCAACTTGGCTCTGTTGCCCAAATTAGCGTCAGCGATACAGGGAAGGGTATTCATGCTGATTTTATTCCCTATGTGTTTGATTACTTCCGCCAAGCAGATGGCACTACCACAAGAAAGTTCGGTGGATTGGGATTAGGGTTAGCGATCGCCCGTCACTTAGTCGAACTGCATGGTGGCACAGTTGAGGCAGAAAGTCCAGGTATTGGGCAAGGAGCAACCTTTACAATCCGGCTTCCGCTAATGTCTACTCAGCCAGCAACAAACCAGGACAGTAAGCTATTTGCTCCGTTTCTAGATTTGACTGGTATCAATGTTTTAGTGGTGGATGATGATACCGACACGCGGGACTTGACTGCTTTTGTCCTAGAGCAGTATGGAGCAATAGTAACAGCCGTGTCTTCAGCTACCGAGGCGTTCTTGGTTCTCACCCAGTCCAAACCTGATGTGCTGCTTAGTGATATTGGGATGCCCGATGTAGACGGTTATATGTTGATAGAGTATGTCAGAAGCTTGTTTGCACAAGGCGATCAGATAAAAGCGATCGCCTTGACTGCCTACGCTGGGGAGATGAATCAGCAACAGGCGCTAAAAGCAGGTTTCCACAGGCATATCTCTAAACCAATAGAGCCAATGATGTTAGTGCAAGCAATCTCTAGCCTGGTTCGGTCTACTTAG